A genomic segment from Leptospira kirschneri serovar Cynopteri str. 3522 CT encodes:
- a CDS encoding LA_2478/LA_2722/LA_4182 family protein: protein MCDILKRIFGFILVGFLAIQCGKKNSPPSEETYKRVAEAYCTQMNRCKEPYLASLEGKLRKEAALTYPDNVQCYSDFNYDYDKSEPIVLKKLSDNLKLEAELCIKSVKRADCGSIVTYQIPECAEYNTFLETISIPSLTK, encoded by the coding sequence ATGTGCGACATTTTAAAGCGAATATTCGGATTTATACTCGTAGGATTTCTTGCGATTCAGTGCGGAAAAAAAAATTCTCCTCCATCCGAAGAAACTTATAAAAGGGTCGCAGAGGCGTATTGCACTCAAATGAATCGTTGTAAAGAACCTTATCTTGCTTCTTTAGAAGGAAAACTCAGAAAAGAAGCGGCTCTCACGTATCCAGACAACGTTCAGTGTTACAGCGATTTTAATTACGACTACGATAAGTCCGAGCCGATCGTTTTAAAAAAGCTCAGCGATAATCTGAAATTAGAAGCAGAACTTTGTATTAAAAGTGTGAAACGTGCGGATTGTGGTTCTATCGTAACATATCAAATTCCGGAATGTGCGGAATACAATACGTTTTTAGAAACGATTTCCATTCCTTCTTTAACAAAATAA
- a CDS encoding putative quinol monooxygenase has protein sequence MIVVVSSYKVLEEKIEEFKKISQEMAKESIESEEGVLRLDILQGDGDPGRFLFMEIYKNETARKQHLESPQFISWRRAVPEWFSQGSTSISYIPVHIDLK, from the coding sequence ATGATCGTGGTTGTATCCTCCTATAAAGTTTTAGAAGAAAAGATAGAAGAATTCAAAAAAATCAGTCAAGAAATGGCGAAAGAATCTATAGAATCCGAAGAAGGGGTTCTAAGATTGGACATACTTCAAGGCGACGGGGATCCAGGCAGATTTCTATTTATGGAAATATATAAAAATGAAACCGCGAGAAAACAACATTTAGAATCACCACAATTCATTTCCTGGAGAAGAGCGGTCCCAGAATGGTTCAGTCAAGGTAGTACTTCCATTTCATACATTCCAGTACATATCGACCTTAAATAA
- a CDS encoding Rrf2 family transcriptional regulator has product MTSRFTVAIHILSLLSLGEGKTKTSEELAESVNTNPVVIRKILSLLKNQGIVRNQMGPNGGYILAKTPASINLKEIYEAIDEKIFQMHSKSPNKKCICGHAIQPILSKVYEKAQKVLEEELGSTDLESITKEILNFSKK; this is encoded by the coding sequence ATGACAAGTCGATTTACCGTTGCAATCCACATACTTTCCCTACTCTCTTTAGGAGAAGGTAAAACTAAAACTTCCGAAGAGCTTGCGGAAAGTGTGAACACAAATCCAGTTGTGATCCGCAAAATTCTATCACTTTTAAAAAATCAAGGAATCGTACGAAATCAAATGGGACCAAACGGCGGTTACATTCTTGCAAAAACTCCGGCGTCCATCAATCTGAAAGAAATCTATGAAGCGATCGACGAAAAGATCTTTCAGATGCATTCTAAATCTCCAAATAAGAAATGTATCTGTGGTCACGCGATCCAACCGATCCTTTCTAAAGTGTATGAAAAAGCACAAAAAGTTTTAGAAGAAGAATTAGGCTCCACGGATCTAGAATCAATTACAAAAGAAATTCTTAATTTTTCCAAAAAATAA
- a CDS encoding NAD(P)H-dependent flavin oxidoreductase, with protein sequence MKLNTRITEMLGIDLPIIGAPMFLVSYPDLVVAVSEAGGIGCFPSLNYRSIEQLKDGLQEIRSKTKKPIGVNLILHKSHNPNWSKQLQVVLDAKVELLITSLGSPRTVVNEAKSVGAKVFCDVTTLKHANIVAKAGADALIAVAQGAGGHAGNISPFSLYPYLKKETGLPIIAAGAISSGAQMLAAFSLDADAVYVGTRLIATPEAQASEEYKKMLIESGPEEIVYTEKISGIPANWLKKSVEKAGDLSHSGQSQNLDQEYKRWKDIWSAGHGVAQIQGLIPAREVVLDMAKEYYDILNRLPR encoded by the coding sequence ATGAAATTGAATACTCGAATTACAGAAATGCTCGGAATCGATTTACCTATCATAGGAGCTCCTATGTTTTTAGTTTCTTATCCTGATTTGGTTGTGGCGGTATCCGAAGCAGGTGGAATTGGTTGTTTTCCTTCTCTCAATTATAGATCTATAGAGCAACTCAAAGACGGTCTTCAGGAAATCCGTTCTAAAACCAAAAAACCAATCGGAGTCAATCTGATACTTCATAAATCTCATAATCCAAATTGGTCCAAGCAGTTACAAGTAGTATTGGACGCTAAGGTAGAACTGTTGATCACTAGTTTAGGTAGTCCTCGTACTGTTGTCAACGAAGCCAAAAGTGTAGGCGCTAAGGTGTTTTGTGACGTTACAACTTTAAAACATGCGAATATAGTTGCAAAGGCTGGAGCGGACGCTTTGATTGCGGTTGCACAAGGCGCCGGCGGACACGCAGGAAATATTTCCCCTTTTAGTCTTTATCCGTATCTTAAGAAAGAAACTGGTTTACCTATCATCGCGGCAGGGGCGATTTCTAGCGGAGCACAGATGTTGGCCGCTTTTTCGTTAGACGCGGATGCGGTTTACGTAGGAACCAGGCTAATTGCAACTCCGGAAGCACAGGCGTCCGAAGAATATAAGAAAATGCTCATAGAATCTGGTCCCGAAGAGATCGTGTATACCGAAAAAATATCTGGAATTCCTGCTAACTGGCTCAAGAAGTCTGTGGAAAAGGCGGGGGATCTTTCTCATAGTGGACAATCTCAAAACTTGGATCAGGAATACAAACGATGGAAAGATATATGGTCTGCCGGACACGGTGTTGCTCAGATTCAAGGATTGATTCCCGCTAGAGAAGTTGTTTTAGATATGGCAAAAGAATATTATGATATTCTAAATCGTTTACCTCGTTAA
- a CDS encoding DUF445 family protein, with translation MTFFTKDLRKTPFRKRQTLSNSILIGFSAAILFILFLGNPETPIVKIILSALEGGLIGGFCDWFAVWKTYKAIEEDGSKLSVEIGNWVANDLLHHEVIRSRIRMVLEDPYTRNEVHEVLLETFGNEEKTKEILNGLFSKVEEEIVQYLVRYQFSGTDVALLKELNRQKEIMDTIKLLIGESMIKVADTEEFKSLLQEILGKMNLVAQVVLNLVVDFPKKLKEYGNHVKQGLEIESKDEKTIEKLVSLMAASSETYISSWNELHLDQREKAVRSLMGFLKDQSSRLLSALIQTHLKEIGEVKTLQEYAPLRSVLEFVEKRIDENVSGYIGRQITVRLQSLEPKDLRKNLEWKTRNVLETIRINGSILGFFLGCITGLIRFFF, from the coding sequence TTGACGTTCTTTACAAAAGATTTACGAAAAACTCCTTTTAGAAAAAGACAAACTCTTTCTAATTCTATTTTGATAGGATTTTCTGCGGCGATACTTTTTATTCTGTTTTTAGGAAATCCAGAAACTCCGATTGTAAAAATTATACTTTCCGCTTTGGAAGGAGGTTTGATCGGAGGATTTTGTGATTGGTTTGCCGTATGGAAAACTTATAAAGCGATTGAAGAGGACGGTTCCAAACTTTCAGTCGAAATCGGAAATTGGGTGGCTAACGATCTTCTACATCACGAAGTGATCCGCTCCAGAATTAGAATGGTATTAGAAGATCCTTATACTCGAAACGAAGTTCACGAAGTTTTACTGGAAACTTTCGGAAATGAGGAAAAAACAAAAGAGATATTAAACGGACTTTTCTCCAAAGTGGAGGAAGAAATCGTTCAATACTTGGTTCGCTATCAATTTTCCGGAACCGACGTCGCATTATTAAAAGAGTTAAATCGGCAAAAAGAAATTATGGATACGATTAAACTTTTGATCGGAGAGTCCATGATAAAAGTTGCAGATACGGAAGAGTTTAAATCTCTGCTTCAAGAAATATTAGGAAAAATGAATTTAGTAGCTCAGGTAGTATTGAACCTAGTCGTAGACTTTCCAAAAAAATTAAAGGAATACGGAAATCACGTAAAACAAGGTTTGGAGATAGAATCCAAGGACGAAAAAACGATCGAAAAATTGGTCAGTCTTATGGCTGCTTCTTCGGAAACTTACATATCCTCTTGGAACGAATTACATTTGGATCAAAGAGAAAAGGCAGTTCGATCTTTGATGGGATTTTTAAAAGACCAGTCTAGCCGACTTTTGTCAGCGCTCATTCAAACTCATCTTAAGGAAATCGGAGAAGTGAAAACCTTACAGGAATACGCGCCTCTTCGTTCCGTACTGGAGTTTGTAGAAAAACGTATAGACGAAAACGTTTCGGGTTATATCGGAAGACAAATTACGGTTAGGCTTCAAAGTCTGGAGCCCAAGGATCTTAGAAAAAATTTAGAATGGAAAACTAGAAACGTTTTAGAAACGATCCGGATTAACGGAAGTATATTAGGATTTTTTTTGGGATGTATCACTGGACTTATAAGATTCTTTTTTTAA